The proteins below come from a single Tachypleus tridentatus isolate NWPU-2018 chromosome 13, ASM421037v1, whole genome shotgun sequence genomic window:
- the LOC143239167 gene encoding techylectin-5B-like: MYNTVKILSILSFFVLTQADVRHQTACNTVGSLKGIVDSVTELVDLARNRISTLEDAFSTTTLERTFSPLINDKQNRSFQQSLCVTQTTEQKPPLPEDCASIYKQQLNRTSGVYKIQPQFLNQSISVYCDMETSGGGWTLIQRRGNFGKPFENFYRSWVEYKNGFGNLTQEFWLGNDIIFSLTNQDNMVLRVDLEDFEGSRRYAEHDEFLVRSERELYKMSYKTYKGDAGNSLAHHNHMMFSTKDKDNDKTTVFVL; the protein is encoded by the exons atgtacaacactgtgaagatattaagtattttgtctttcttCGTGTTGACCCAGGCTGATGTCCGTCATCAAACAGCTTGTAATACTGTTGGGTCACTGAAAGGAATAGTGGACTCCGTTACAGAATTAGTAGATCTGGCTAGAAACAGGATTTCTACTTtagaag ATGCGTTTTCTACAACCACACTTGAACGAACATTTTCACCGCTTATTAATGACAAGCAAAACCGATCTTTTCAACAATCGCTTTGTGTAACACAAACGACGGAACAAAAACCACCTCTACCAGAAGACTGTGCCAGTATCTATAAACAACAACTTAACCGAACCAGTGGTGTCTACAAGATTCAGCCACAGTTTTTGAACCAGTCTATTTCTGTATACTGTGATATGGAGACATCAGGAGGAGGGTGGACG TTGATTCAAAGAAGAGGAAATTTTGGAAAAccatttgaaaatttttacagaTCGTGGGTGGAATACAAAAATGGTTTTGGAAATTTAACCCAGGAGTTTTGGTtag GAAATGACATCATCTTCTCCTTGACCAATCAGGACAATATGGTGCTCCGTGTTGATCTGGAAGACTTTGAAGGAAGTCGAAGATATGCAGAGCATGACGAGTTCTTAGTACGAAGTGAAAGAGAACTctataaaatgagttacaaaacgtacaagggtgacgcgg GAAATTCTCTCGCTCACCACAACCACATGATGTTCAGTACCAAGGATAAAGACAACGATAAAACAACGGTATTTGTGCTGTAA